From uncultured Roseateles sp., the proteins below share one genomic window:
- a CDS encoding ABC transporter permease codes for MAGSIPASATASAAQHVSPWGEAWRRFRRHRMAMLSLVILALMVAAVLLGPMAWKLAINDIDFTARLKGPSLVHPLGTDDLGQDLLARLLYGGRISLAVGLAAMLMAVVVGVLIGSIAGISRGGVDAGLMWLTDLFLSLPQLPLLLLIIYLFRDGLKATFGPEVGVFILIVVVIGGFRWMPVARLVRAQFFSLREKEFVEAARALGASTPRQVTRHILPNALGPVIVAATIDVAAAIIAESTLSFLGLGFPPDIPTWGRILFDAKDYLDIAPHWALFPGLAIFLAVLTINFIGDGLRDALDPRKVM; via the coding sequence ATGGCTGGCTCGATCCCCGCATCAGCTACCGCTAGCGCGGCGCAGCATGTCTCGCCCTGGGGCGAGGCCTGGCGGCGCTTCAGGCGCCACCGCATGGCCATGCTCAGCCTGGTGATACTGGCGCTGATGGTGGCGGCCGTGCTGCTGGGCCCGATGGCGTGGAAGCTGGCCATCAACGACATCGACTTCACCGCGCGCCTGAAAGGCCCGTCGCTGGTCCATCCGCTGGGCACCGACGACCTGGGCCAGGATCTGCTGGCCCGCCTGCTCTACGGCGGCCGCATCTCGCTGGCGGTGGGTCTGGCGGCAATGCTGATGGCGGTGGTGGTGGGCGTGCTGATCGGTTCGATTGCGGGCATCTCGCGCGGCGGCGTCGATGCGGGCCTGATGTGGCTGACCGACCTGTTCCTGTCCCTGCCCCAGCTGCCCCTGCTCCTGCTGATCATCTACCTGTTCCGCGACGGACTGAAGGCCACCTTCGGCCCTGAGGTGGGCGTGTTCATCCTGATCGTCGTCGTCATCGGCGGCTTTCGCTGGATGCCGGTGGCGCGGCTGGTGCGGGCGCAATTCTTCTCGCTGCGCGAGAAGGAATTCGTCGAGGCGGCGCGGGCGCTGGGCGCCAGCACGCCGCGCCAGGTCACCCGCCACATCCTGCCCAATGCGCTGGGGCCGGTGATCGTGGCCGCCACCATAGACGTGGCGGCGGCCATCATTGCCGAATCGACGCTGTCTTTTCTGGGCCTGGGTTTTCCGCCCGACATTCCGACCTGGGGCCGCATCCTGTTCGATGCCAAGGACTATCTGGACATCGCCCCGCACTGGGCCCTGTTCCCCGGCCTGGCGATCTTTCTGGCGGTGCTGACGATCAACTTCATTGGCGACGGCCTGCGCGATGCGCTGGACCCGCGCAAGGTGATGTGA
- a CDS encoding ABC transporter permease: MFQYLLRRLLYALPSLLGISVVLFTVLALAPGDPFEELATNPNVPAEVRAMLRAKFGLDDPVWQRYFRWLFAMLQGDWGFSFVSRVDVDQLILQRLPTTLVVIGSSQVLALLIAIPVGVFAATRPYSIFDQIANTLAFVGFSLPTFFTGLLFILLFSITLDWLPFVYRADIAATGWAWWLEHIKQSLMPVMVLGLFQGASWTRYVRSAVLDVIRLDYVTTARSKGLSEGGVVIKHVLRNALIPVVTLVALQMPAVFGGAIVTEQIFRIPGIGSLLISAILANDTPVIMAVTFVFACLVILFNLLADLLYGWLDPRISYR, encoded by the coding sequence ATGTTCCAGTACCTGCTGCGCCGCCTGCTCTACGCCCTGCCCAGCTTGCTGGGCATCAGCGTGGTGTTGTTCACCGTGCTCGCCCTGGCGCCGGGCGATCCGTTCGAAGAGCTGGCCACCAATCCGAACGTGCCAGCCGAGGTGCGCGCCATGCTGCGCGCCAAGTTCGGCCTGGACGATCCGGTCTGGCAGCGCTACTTCCGCTGGCTCTTTGCGATGCTGCAGGGCGACTGGGGCTTCTCGTTCGTGAGCCGTGTCGATGTGGACCAGCTGATACTGCAGCGTCTGCCCACCACCCTGGTGGTGATAGGCAGCTCGCAAGTCCTGGCCCTCTTGATCGCCATCCCGGTGGGCGTGTTTGCCGCCACCCGGCCCTATTCGATCTTCGACCAGATCGCCAACACCCTGGCTTTTGTCGGCTTCTCGCTGCCGACCTTCTTCACCGGCCTGCTCTTCATCCTGCTGTTTTCGATCACGCTGGACTGGCTGCCTTTCGTCTACCGTGCAGACATCGCCGCCACCGGTTGGGCCTGGTGGTTGGAGCACATCAAGCAGTCCCTCATGCCGGTGATGGTGCTGGGCCTGTTCCAGGGCGCCAGCTGGACGCGCTATGTGCGCTCGGCCGTGCTCGACGTGATCAGGCTCGACTATGTGACCACCGCCCGCTCCAAAGGCCTGAGCGAGGGCGGGGTGGTGATCAAGCATGTGCTGCGCAATGCGCTGATACCGGTCGTCACCCTGGTGGCGCTGCAGATGCCGGCGGTGTTCGGCGGGGCCATCGTCACCGAGCAGATCTTCCGCATTCCCGGCATAGGCTCGCTGCTGATCAGCGCCATCCTGGCCAATGACACGCCGGTGATCATGGCCGTGACCTTTGTGTTCGCCTGCCTGGTGATCCTTTTCAACCTCTTGGCCGATCTGCTCTATGGCTGGCTCGATCCCCGCATCAGCTACCGCTAG
- a CDS encoding peptide ABC transporter substrate-binding protein — MQEQALRILIEDVREGRLPRRAFVQRMLALGLTAPMAGQMLMHAGIAQAQTPSAYKPTKRGGGGALKLLWWQGATLLNPHFATGTKDQEGARIFYEPLAGWDADGNLVAMLAAEIPSVQNGGLSKDGTTVIWKLKRGVTWHDGKPFTADDCVFNWEYSSDPETAAVTIGTYKDCKVEKIDSHTVKVTFKKPTPFWADPFVGTRGMLIPKHLFADFKGAKSRDAPANLKPVGTGPYKFVDFKPGDMVRGAINTSYHFDNRPFFDTIEMKGGGDAVSAARAVIQTGEFDYAWNMQVEDEILKRLETGGRGKVSITPGGNIEFILLNMADPWTEVEGERAHPKSRHPILSDPAVRQALNLLVDRGAVQEFIYGRTGVATANFLNNPERFRSKTMKWEFNVDKAGAVLEAGGWKKGGDGIREKGGKKLKLVFQTSINAPRQKTQAIIKQAAQKAGVDLELKSITSSVYFSSDVGNPDTYTKFFCDVEMYTTTMTQPDPELFMNQFVSWEFSAKENKWQGRNIGRWKNDEYDKAFRSAENELDPVKRGALFIKMNELICNDAVVIPVVYRPRVSAVATKLQAPLSGWDNDLWNLKDWFREA, encoded by the coding sequence ATGCAAGAGCAAGCGTTGCGCATCCTGATCGAAGACGTGCGCGAGGGGCGGCTGCCCCGCCGGGCCTTTGTCCAGCGCATGCTGGCGCTGGGGCTGACGGCCCCGATGGCCGGCCAGATGTTGATGCATGCTGGCATCGCACAGGCCCAGACGCCGTCGGCCTACAAGCCGACCAAGCGTGGCGGCGGCGGGGCACTGAAGCTGCTCTGGTGGCAGGGCGCCACCCTGCTGAATCCGCACTTCGCCACCGGCACCAAGGACCAGGAGGGCGCGCGCATCTTCTACGAGCCGCTGGCCGGCTGGGACGCCGACGGCAACCTCGTGGCCATGCTCGCGGCGGAGATCCCTTCGGTGCAGAACGGCGGTCTGTCCAAGGACGGCACGACCGTCATCTGGAAGCTCAAGCGCGGTGTCACCTGGCATGACGGCAAGCCCTTCACTGCCGATGACTGCGTGTTCAACTGGGAATATTCCAGTGACCCCGAGACCGCCGCCGTCACGATCGGCACCTACAAGGACTGCAAGGTCGAGAAGATCGACAGCCACACCGTCAAGGTGACCTTCAAGAAGCCCACGCCATTCTGGGCCGACCCCTTCGTCGGCACGCGCGGCATGCTGATCCCCAAGCATTTGTTTGCCGACTTCAAGGGTGCCAAGTCGCGCGATGCACCGGCCAATCTGAAGCCGGTGGGCACCGGCCCCTACAAGTTCGTCGACTTCAAGCCGGGCGATATGGTGCGCGGCGCGATCAACACCAGCTACCACTTCGACAACCGTCCCTTCTTCGACACGATAGAGATGAAGGGCGGCGGCGATGCCGTGTCGGCCGCGCGTGCGGTGATTCAGACTGGCGAGTTCGACTATGCATGGAATATGCAGGTCGAGGACGAGATCCTCAAGCGCCTGGAGACCGGCGGCCGTGGCAAGGTGAGCATCACCCCGGGCGGCAATATCGAGTTCATCTTGCTGAACATGGCCGACCCCTGGACCGAGGTTGAGGGCGAGCGCGCCCATCCGAAGAGCCGCCATCCGATATTGTCCGACCCGGCGGTACGCCAGGCGCTGAACCTGCTGGTGGACCGGGGCGCGGTGCAGGAATTCATCTACGGCCGCACCGGCGTGGCCACGGCCAACTTCCTCAACAACCCCGAACGCTTCCGCTCCAAGACGATGAAGTGGGAGTTCAATGTCGACAAGGCCGGTGCCGTGCTCGAGGCGGGTGGCTGGAAGAAGGGCGGCGACGGCATACGCGAGAAGGGTGGCAAGAAGCTCAAGCTGGTGTTCCAGACTTCGATCAATGCGCCGCGCCAGAAGACCCAGGCCATCATCAAGCAGGCCGCGCAGAAGGCTGGCGTCGATCTGGAGCTGAAGTCCATCACCTCGTCGGTGTACTTCTCGTCCGACGTCGGCAACCCCGACACCTATACCAAGTTCTTCTGCGATGTCGAGATGTACACCACGACGATGACGCAGCCCGACCCCGAGCTGTTCATGAACCAGTTCGTGTCCTGGGAGTTCTCGGCCAAGGAGAACAAGTGGCAGGGACGCAATATCGGGCGCTGGAAGAACGATGAATACGACAAGGCCTTCCGCTCCGCCGAAAACGAGCTTGACCCGGTCAAGCGTGGCGCGCTGTTCATCAAGATGAACGAGCTGATCTGCAACGACGCGGTGGTCATCCCGGTGGTCTATCGGCCGCGTGTGTCGGCAGTGGCCACCAAGCTCCAGGCACCGTTGAGCGGATGGGACAACGACCTCTGGAACCTCAAGGACTGGTTCCGCGAAGCCTGA
- a CDS encoding ABC transporter ATP-binding protein, with protein MAEAPLLEIRGLKTHFATDAGWLHAVDGVDLTVNRGETVCVVGESGCGKSVTAMSVLKLLPMPPGRIAAGQILWQGRDLVPLPESEMRRIRAKQIAIVFQEPMTSLNPVYTVGQQIAEVLRLQEGLNRRDAMDRAVEMLRLVNIPTPERRVRDYPHQFSGGMRQRVMIAMALSCNPQLLIADEPTTALDVTIQAQILELLAELKSRLGMSILLITHAMGVVAEVAQRVVVMYAGKVIEEATVEQLFANPRHPYTQGLIRSIPRIDLAATHKVRLEAIAGTVPKLINPPEGCRFAPRCKYASSACTAETPALREIAPGHKVACIL; from the coding sequence ATGGCGGAAGCCCCATTGCTTGAAATCCGTGGGTTGAAGACCCACTTCGCCACCGATGCCGGTTGGCTGCATGCGGTCGACGGCGTCGATCTGACGGTGAACCGTGGCGAGACGGTCTGCGTGGTCGGTGAATCGGGCTGCGGCAAATCGGTCACCGCGATGAGTGTGCTCAAGCTCCTGCCCATGCCGCCGGGCCGCATCGCCGCCGGGCAGATCCTCTGGCAGGGCAGGGACCTGGTGCCGCTGCCCGAGAGCGAGATGCGGCGCATCCGCGCCAAACAGATTGCCATCGTGTTCCAGGAGCCCATGACCTCGCTGAATCCGGTCTACACGGTGGGCCAGCAGATTGCCGAGGTGCTGCGCCTGCAAGAAGGCCTGAACCGCCGCGATGCGATGGACCGTGCCGTCGAGATGCTGCGTCTGGTCAATATCCCGACGCCGGAGCGCCGTGTGCGCGACTATCCGCACCAGTTCTCCGGCGGCATGCGCCAGCGGGTGATGATCGCGATGGCGCTGAGCTGCAACCCACAGCTCCTGATCGCCGACGAGCCGACCACGGCGCTGGACGTGACCATACAGGCGCAGATACTGGAGCTGCTGGCCGAGCTGAAGTCGCGCTTGGGCATGAGCATTCTGCTGATCACCCACGCGATGGGCGTGGTCGCCGAGGTGGCGCAGCGCGTGGTCGTGATGTATGCCGGCAAGGTGATCGAGGAAGCGACGGTGGAGCAGCTGTTCGCCAACCCGCGCCATCCCTACACGCAGGGGCTGATACGGTCCATCCCGCGCATCGACCTGGCCGCCACGCACAAGGTGCGGCTGGAGGCGATTGCCGGCACGGTGCCCAAACTGATCAATCCGCCCGAGGGCTGCCGCTTTGCGCCGCGCTGCAAATACGCCAGCAGCGCCTGCACCGCCGAAACACCGGCCCTGCGCGAGATCGCCCCCGGCCACAAGGTCGCCTGCATCCTATGA